One Glycocaulis abyssi DNA window includes the following coding sequences:
- a CDS encoding ferredoxin--NADP reductase: protein MTALPAAAETLAPVIEAGAFFDCEVLEVRHYTDTLFSFRTARPQSFRFRTGEFVMIGLAGEGKPTLRAYSLAGPSWDDALEFYSIKVEDGALTSRLKHIRPGDRVLVGRKPTGTLVLDALLPGKRLFLLSTGTGVAPFASIVREPDVYARYDQVILTHTCRTAAELAYSHELVAGLKDDPLVGEIAPEKLVYFSSVTREDGPQTGRITDLIQSGLFFKSIQQARFDPEQDRVMICGSLAMLEELKTIFEELGFTEGSNARPGSFVVEKAFSGDGI from the coding sequence ATGACCGCTCTTCCCGCCGCGGCTGAAACCCTTGCGCCCGTTATCGAGGCCGGTGCCTTCTTCGATTGCGAAGTGCTGGAGGTGCGCCACTACACCGATACGCTGTTCTCCTTCCGTACCGCGCGCCCGCAGAGCTTTCGCTTTCGCACCGGCGAGTTCGTGATGATCGGGCTGGCAGGTGAAGGCAAGCCGACCTTGCGTGCCTATTCGCTCGCTGGTCCGAGCTGGGATGATGCGCTGGAGTTTTACTCCATCAAGGTGGAGGACGGGGCGCTGACCTCGCGTCTGAAGCATATCCGCCCCGGTGACCGGGTGCTGGTGGGCAGAAAGCCGACCGGCACGCTGGTGCTGGATGCGCTCCTGCCCGGCAAACGCCTCTTCCTGCTCTCCACCGGCACAGGCGTTGCGCCCTTTGCCAGCATTGTGCGCGAGCCGGATGTCTATGCGCGCTACGATCAGGTGATCCTTACCCATACCTGCCGGACGGCAGCCGAGCTTGCCTATTCCCATGAGCTGGTGGCGGGGCTGAAGGATGATCCGCTGGTGGGCGAGATCGCACCGGAAAAGCTGGTCTATTTCTCGTCCGTGACCCGCGAGGACGGCCCGCAGACCGGGCGGATTACCGATCTCATCCAGTCCGGCCTGTTCTTCAAATCTATTCAGCAGGCGCGCTTTGATCCCGAACAGGACCGCGTGATGATCTGTGGATCGCTGGCCATGCTCGAAGAGCTGAAAACCATTTTCGAAGAGCTGGGTTTCACAGAAGGTTCCAATGCCCGCCCGGGCAGCTTCGTGGTGGAAAAAGCCTTCAGCGGGGACGGAATCTAG
- a CDS encoding sensor histidine kinase, translating into MTAKEFPPIRRLTGQFTDAALEAAYCDDSWSVQRTQIALTMAGLGLGLISSLSSDFLYLYGSEWFLPTATLRGSAGLTGLLGCAWLLIARPGWKEVMPSLVIRVWIALGLAAAIMVAMAFPAVETTPEGRSSVLVFTAFWISIFAIVIGFGASAYPVAVALFCSGLAICYLALTAWYWDIASYPKITQSVLVLMACAFGWIMAVVSNIRARRRFHIMRLYAAARDAAEKSEEFQTFLLAATGHDIRQPLYALGLNASALEIMAERGDLEQVRVLARRQKIVARNMSALLSSILTLSSFHLGKRESGSQISPVDRLIADAVEPLEELAADKAIQIRHRRSRLEVQADPGIVVHVLSNLLANAISHSQGTKILLGGRRRGQEVDIFVMDDGVGLSSRDVIITSLTDLRSAEEQARLNAGLGIEIMFGLCARGGLRLKLHSRPGFGVKAVLTCAAARASSLSADLEA; encoded by the coding sequence ATGACGGCAAAAGAATTTCCGCCGATCAGACGCCTGACAGGCCAGTTCACCGATGCGGCGCTGGAGGCGGCCTATTGCGACGACAGCTGGTCCGTTCAGCGCACGCAGATCGCTCTGACCATGGCGGGCCTCGGGCTCGGCCTTATAAGCTCTCTCAGCTCAGATTTCCTCTACCTATATGGAAGTGAATGGTTTTTACCCACCGCCACCTTGCGCGGCAGTGCCGGACTTACCGGCCTTCTGGGATGCGCCTGGCTGCTGATAGCCCGGCCAGGCTGGAAGGAAGTTATGCCATCGCTCGTGATAAGGGTCTGGATAGCGCTGGGCCTGGCGGCTGCCATCATGGTTGCAATGGCGTTCCCGGCGGTCGAGACAACGCCTGAAGGCAGATCCAGCGTACTGGTTTTCACTGCCTTCTGGATCAGCATTTTCGCCATCGTGATCGGTTTTGGCGCAAGTGCGTACCCCGTTGCCGTCGCCCTTTTCTGCTCCGGCCTTGCCATCTGCTATCTGGCGCTTACTGCGTGGTATTGGGACATCGCATCCTACCCCAAAATCACCCAGAGCGTGCTGGTGCTCATGGCCTGTGCGTTTGGGTGGATCATGGCGGTTGTCTCGAATATCCGCGCGCGCCGGCGCTTCCATATCATGCGCCTTTACGCCGCCGCCCGGGACGCCGCGGAGAAGAGCGAGGAGTTCCAGACATTCCTGCTGGCGGCGACCGGCCATGATATCCGCCAGCCGCTTTATGCCCTTGGTCTCAATGCCAGTGCACTCGAAATCATGGCCGAAAGGGGCGATCTTGAGCAAGTCCGTGTCTTGGCCCGGCGGCAAAAGATCGTGGCCCGGAACATGTCGGCCCTCCTGTCATCCATTCTGACGCTTTCCAGCTTTCACCTGGGCAAGCGCGAGTCCGGCTCGCAGATATCCCCGGTAGACAGGCTGATCGCGGACGCTGTCGAGCCGCTTGAGGAGCTGGCTGCCGACAAGGCGATCCAGATCCGGCATAGGCGCAGCCGCCTTGAGGTACAGGCAGACCCCGGCATCGTGGTGCATGTCCTGTCCAATCTCCTGGCGAACGCTATCAGCCACTCGCAAGGAACGAAAATCCTGCTCGGCGGGCGGCGGCGTGGCCAGGAAGTGGATATTTTCGTGATGGATGACGGCGTCGGGTTGAGTTCGCGCGACGTCATCATCACCTCGTTGACAGACTTGCGAAGCGCGGAAGAACAAGCCCGGCTGAATGCCGGGTTGGGTATAGAGATAATGTTCGGGCTGTGCGCGCGCGGCGGGCTGCGCCTGAAACTGCATTCCCGGCCCGGTTTCGGGGTGAAAGCAGTCCTTACTTGCGCAGCGGCGCGCGCATCGTCCCTGTCAGCTGATCTTGAGGCGTAA
- a CDS encoding response regulator produces the protein MDRTTLIRVFIVDDHSLVREALARSVTLEPDIEVCGEARDGVSALEQLAELDPDLVLLDFTLPDMTGLEVVSAMNRAGRRPPVLLLTGAPLDETERAALADAVEGFVHKEDERDTLIAAVRETAARQVRKKAATPREDPPAAAMNAGNLTARERAVLREIARGHSIEQIAGSLAISAATARKHRENIMGKLGVRSTAALVRAAVQIGWY, from the coding sequence ATGGATCGGACCACACTGATCCGGGTTTTTATCGTGGATGATCATAGCCTGGTCCGCGAAGCTCTTGCCCGTTCGGTTACGCTCGAACCAGACATCGAAGTGTGCGGGGAAGCCCGCGATGGAGTCAGTGCGCTCGAGCAGCTTGCTGAACTCGATCCGGATCTCGTCCTTCTCGATTTCACCTTGCCGGACATGACCGGCCTTGAAGTGGTCAGCGCAATGAACAGGGCCGGACGGAGGCCGCCTGTGCTTTTGCTGACGGGTGCTCCTTTGGACGAGACCGAACGCGCCGCGCTGGCCGACGCGGTCGAAGGTTTCGTGCACAAGGAAGATGAACGCGACACACTCATCGCCGCCGTGCGCGAGACAGCGGCGAGGCAGGTACGCAAAAAAGCCGCCACGCCGCGTGAAGACCCGCCTGCTGCGGCCATGAATGCGGGCAATCTGACAGCGCGCGAGCGTGCGGTTCTGCGGGAAATCGCCAGGGGGCACTCCATCGAGCAGATAGCCGGCAGCCTTGCCATCAGCGCGGCAACAGCCCGCAAGCACCGAGAGAACATCATGGGAAAGCTGGGGGTCAGGTCCACCGCCGCACTGGTGCGCGCGGCCGTCCAGATCGGCTGGTACTAG
- a CDS encoding autotransporter domain-containing protein: protein MLAGAGALAALMPQQALAQFLISGGAHEIVDGDGIGAGTPPATQISVWNTGNLYIGFLSNGTLTVRNGGRVGSATGWLGFDFGDAGNVTVTGADSEWINSGDLFVGYFGNGTLTISDGGRVENTTGRIGFEFGATGDVTVTGDGSEWVNSDVLTVGDDDNGTLIISDGGRVSTTSLTIGANAAGTGTLSFGAAAGDAAVAAGTLDTPTIAFGPGTGTIVFNHTDNDFELDADISGAGTIRLLSGRTILSGNSSYTGDTLLEVGTLTLASDNALGSSTLRTTGSVVDYADGVDISNAIVIDSNTTQFQVLTGSATQSGVISENNGPRPFEKIGDGELVLTAANTWTGDTTITGGTLTFDGGSVSLAANRYFYIGRQNGDDSTLNILNGGSVSSQFAYIGDDAGSAGLVTVSGAGSLMMNSAETTVGRSGTGTLNIEDGGEVSSTRSWIGRFAGSNGTASVTGTDSLWTHSVYLVVGTAGDGDLTISDGGSVEVADQGVWIGEMAGSIGAITVTGADSSLVNTGTALRVGNAGFGTLTISDDAGVTNTDGYIGVGAGSTGEVTVTGANSSWTNSNHVYVGYSGDGTLNIENGGHVSGVEGWIGRFAGSSGIVTVTGADSRWTSSSRIYPGIEGDGTLIIADGGEVVSAGGTLGFFAAGTGNTTVTGPDSRWTNTDGLTVGANGTGILTIADGGSVSNTVGVIGSGATSNGSAIVTGADSIWINSSELRVGSSGDGTLTIADGGVVNSNGGLVGADAGSSGTATVTGANSTWNTGSLRVGRFGDGTLTISNGGTLTSVNAIVAAQAGSSGSVTVTGSGSSWTSTNYLDVGDFDTGYLTIADGGTVTSATGRLGYYSDGDGHVTVTGADSSWSMTGLLSVGRIGAGALTIADGGEVSNAIGYIGEQAGSTGAAAVTGAGSSWINSDLYIGNSGEGTLTLSDDGEVSADEVIIANNAGSTGTVYIGSDGVAPSGAGILNTPSVTFGAGTGALVFNHTNCCGLFFDADISSDPLGQAFILHAEGLTHLTGNSAGFAGDVIVGGGALSVDGTLGSGDVALGVDGSGFLTGSGTIGGDVLVSGGTLLGTSGATLTITGDLELDAGSFVIAALGAPGDGELFAVGGDLTLDGTLDVIDMGGFGPGLYGLFTYGGSLTDNGLALGSAPVADLLPGELTIQTSVAGEVNLVSNIGVDLLFWDGDDPANALNGLIDGGDGVWSANSFTFTDADGLVSGPSRPTPGFIVFSAAAGNVTVDDSDGEIEIAGAQFAVDGYVIDGDGITLAGNGDGDAIFRVGNGTGAGAAFTATIGSDLVGDAALVKTDLGTLILTGHNSYTGGTEVRSGTLIGSTASIMGDIANDGVVVFDQAGDAALDQALSGNGLVRFTGGAEFTLGSGNSYAGGTQVFGSQLVLTAGDSAGTGAITLNNSNTAYGDGITVSNTLTFSGTNELQVRSGTATHAGHVTGGGDLGLTGAGTLIFTGNGSAFTGNTIITGNVLMNGTLGGTIEVADGGMLRGFGTLGSTTALAGSTIAPGNSVGTLTIDGDLVFEDGSLYEVTVAADGSADLIAVSGAATISPGAVITVGSASGISVGAPTVVLSAAGGVTGSFQFGDMITGLPFITSAVETDGDDVTLFFGRNETPFASFAAGGNAASVAQAADTLGSGNPLWQALVWLDAASAPLAFEALNGEIHATHRQLVLDETIHTRRAVTSRLAAARSEETGSAWISGHFGGAQLGSRDGASRVSADTSGVMLGLDTPVNGDVRIGVMAAFGETAFNITGRSAAGLAESRSLGVYGGGQFGGFGLSAGAIYGWHDLSTNRLVSFPGINEHINSSHSADSVQVFGEASLAGPAGFEPFLSLAHVRLDTGRFAEAGGVSALALDGETRQMTQGRLGSRFAHDWQAGDTALRFEGSLGWRRVFSGHRQFVSGNLAGAPVFFEGNGVDRDAAAIEAGMVIEPLGGISLELGYAGEIGSNARNHGAEFRARWAF from the coding sequence ATGCTGGCCGGTGCAGGCGCGCTGGCAGCGCTCATGCCGCAGCAAGCGCTGGCTCAGTTTCTTATTAGCGGTGGTGCGCACGAAATTGTGGACGGCGACGGCATCGGTGCGGGCACGCCTCCCGCCACTCAGATCAGCGTCTGGAATACCGGCAATCTCTATATTGGGTTTTTGAGCAACGGCACGTTAACGGTGCGCAATGGCGGGCGGGTCGGGAGCGCGACCGGATGGCTTGGATTTGATTTTGGTGACGCTGGCAATGTCACCGTCACCGGCGCGGATTCGGAGTGGATCAATTCAGGTGATCTTTTTGTCGGCTATTTCGGCAATGGCACGCTGACGATTTCCGATGGCGGGCGGGTGGAGAACACGACCGGAAGGATTGGATTTGAGTTTGGTGCCACTGGCGATGTTACCGTCACCGGCGACGGGTCGGAGTGGGTCAACTCTGACGTTCTGACCGTCGGCGATGACGACAATGGCACGCTAATCATCTCTGATGGCGGCAGGGTCAGCACAACCAGCTTGACGATTGGCGCCAATGCCGCCGGCACCGGCACGCTCAGTTTCGGCGCGGCGGCGGGCGATGCGGCCGTAGCGGCGGGCACGCTCGACACCCCCACCATCGCGTTCGGCCCGGGCACCGGAACCATCGTCTTCAACCACACCGATAATGATTTCGAGCTCGATGCCGACATTTCCGGTGCTGGCACGATCCGGCTTCTGTCCGGGCGCACCATTCTTTCGGGCAATAGCAGCTATACCGGCGACACGCTGCTGGAAGTCGGAACGCTGACGCTGGCCAGCGACAATGCGCTGGGCAGCTCGACGCTCCGCACGACCGGCTCTGTGGTGGATTATGCGGACGGGGTGGACATCTCGAACGCCATCGTCATCGACTCCAATACCACTCAGTTCCAGGTGCTGACCGGCTCAGCCACGCAGTCGGGCGTGATCTCGGAAAACAACGGCCCGCGCCCGTTTGAGAAGATCGGCGACGGTGAGCTGGTCCTGACGGCGGCCAATACCTGGACCGGCGACACGACCATCACCGGTGGCACACTGACCTTTGATGGGGGGTCGGTAAGTCTGGCGGCGAACAGGTATTTTTATATCGGCCGCCAGAATGGTGATGACTCTACGCTCAATATCCTCAATGGCGGTTCGGTCAGCAGCCAGTTTGCCTATATCGGTGATGACGCCGGTTCAGCGGGCCTGGTAACCGTGTCCGGTGCCGGTAGCCTGATGATGAACAGCGCCGAAACGACGGTCGGGAGAAGCGGTACCGGCACGCTCAACATCGAAGATGGCGGTGAGGTAAGCAGCACGCGCTCGTGGATTGGCCGGTTTGCCGGATCAAATGGTACTGCCAGTGTGACGGGCACGGACAGCCTGTGGACGCATTCAGTCTATCTTGTAGTGGGCACCGCGGGCGATGGCGATCTCACCATTTCTGACGGCGGCAGTGTCGAGGTGGCCGACCAGGGCGTCTGGATCGGAGAGATGGCCGGCTCGATTGGTGCCATAACCGTTACCGGCGCAGACTCCAGCCTGGTCAATACCGGAACGGCCCTGCGCGTGGGTAATGCTGGCTTTGGCACCCTGACCATCTCCGATGACGCCGGAGTGACAAATACCGACGGCTATATCGGCGTTGGTGCCGGCTCTACGGGCGAAGTGACGGTCACGGGGGCGAATAGTAGCTGGACCAACTCCAATCACGTCTATGTTGGCTATTCCGGCGATGGAACGCTCAACATCGAGAATGGCGGGCATGTTTCCGGCGTTGAAGGCTGGATCGGGCGATTTGCCGGCTCAAGCGGCATTGTGACCGTCACCGGCGCGGATAGCCGGTGGACCAGTTCCAGCCGTATCTATCCGGGTATTGAAGGCGATGGAACGCTGATAATCGCCGATGGCGGTGAGGTTGTCAGTGCCGGTGGCACTCTCGGCTTTTTTGCTGCTGGAACTGGCAATACAACCGTCACAGGCCCAGATAGCCGGTGGACGAACACTGACGGCCTGACTGTAGGGGCTAACGGCACCGGCATACTGACCATCGCCGATGGGGGCTCGGTCAGTAATACGGTCGGCGTCATTGGCAGTGGTGCAACCAGCAATGGTTCGGCCATTGTCACCGGCGCAGATAGCATATGGATCAATTCATCCGAGCTGCGCGTCGGCAGTAGCGGCGATGGCACGCTGACCATTGCGGATGGCGGTGTGGTCAACAGCAATGGCGGCCTCGTGGGAGCCGATGCCGGATCCAGCGGGACAGCAACCGTTACCGGGGCGAACAGCACATGGAATACCGGCTCTTTGCGTGTCGGCCGGTTTGGCGACGGTACGCTGACCATTTCCAATGGCGGCACGCTGACCAGCGTGAACGCCATTGTGGCAGCGCAGGCAGGGTCGAGCGGCAGCGTGACCGTGACGGGCAGCGGCAGTAGCTGGACCTCAACCAACTATCTGGATGTGGGTGATTTCGATACCGGATATCTGACCATTGCCGATGGCGGAACGGTCACCAGCGCGACGGGGCGGCTTGGCTATTATTCAGACGGCGACGGGCATGTGACCGTCACCGGCGCGGACAGCAGCTGGAGCATGACCGGCCTGCTGAGCGTCGGGCGGATTGGCGCAGGCGCGCTGACGATTGCTGATGGCGGCGAGGTCAGCAATGCCATCGGCTATATCGGTGAACAGGCCGGCTCCACGGGAGCCGCGGCCGTCACGGGCGCAGGGTCGAGCTGGATCAATAGCGATCTGTACATCGGGAACTCCGGCGAAGGCACGCTGACCCTTTCCGATGATGGCGAGGTGAGCGCCGATGAGGTGATAATCGCAAACAACGCAGGCTCGACTGGCACTGTGTATATAGGCTCTGATGGCGTTGCGCCGTCTGGCGCGGGCATTCTCAATACCCCGTCGGTGACCTTCGGTGCCGGGACCGGGGCGCTGGTGTTCAATCACACCAATTGCTGCGGGCTGTTTTTTGACGCCGATATCTCCAGCGATCCGCTCGGCCAGGCCTTTATCCTTCACGCCGAGGGGCTGACCCATCTGACCGGTAACAGCGCCGGATTTGCAGGCGACGTCATTGTCGGTGGTGGTGCGCTGTCGGTCGATGGCACGCTGGGCTCGGGCGATGTGGCACTGGGCGTGGATGGGTCGGGCTTCCTGACAGGCAGCGGCACGATTGGCGGGGATGTTCTGGTCAGTGGCGGCACGCTTCTTGGCACATCGGGCGCCACGCTCACCATTACCGGTGATCTGGAACTGGACGCCGGTTCGTTCGTGATCGCGGCGCTCGGCGCACCGGGCGATGGCGAGCTGTTCGCCGTCGGCGGCGATCTGACGCTGGACGGCACGCTGGACGTGATCGACATGGGAGGCTTTGGCCCCGGTCTCTACGGGCTTTTCACTTATGGCGGATCGTTGACCGATAACGGGCTGGCGCTGGGCTCAGCGCCGGTGGCAGACCTTCTGCCGGGCGAGCTGACGATCCAGACAAGCGTGGCGGGCGAGGTGAACCTGGTCTCCAATATTGGCGTCGACCTGCTGTTCTGGGACGGCGATGATCCTGCCAATGCACTCAATGGCCTGATCGATGGCGGGGACGGTGTGTGGAGCGCCAATTCCTTCACCTTCACCGATGCCGACGGGCTCGTCTCTGGTCCCTCCCGGCCGACGCCCGGCTTCATCGTGTTCTCCGCCGCCGCCGGCAATGTCACGGTCGATGATAGTGACGGTGAGATCGAAATCGCGGGCGCGCAGTTCGCGGTCGATGGCTATGTCATCGATGGCGATGGCATAACGCTTGCTGGCAATGGCGATGGCGACGCGATCTTCCGCGTCGGTAACGGCACTGGCGCGGGCGCAGCCTTCACCGCCACCATTGGCTCGGACCTTGTCGGCGATGCGGCTCTGGTCAAGACCGATCTCGGCACCCTCATCCTGACCGGCCATAACAGCTATACCGGCGGAACCGAGGTGCGCAGCGGCACGCTCATCGGCTCAACCGCTTCGATCATGGGCGATATCGCCAATGATGGCGTGGTGGTGTTCGATCAGGCGGGGGATGCCGCGCTGGATCAGGCACTGTCCGGCAATGGCCTCGTCCGCTTTACCGGTGGAGCCGAGTTCACCCTTGGCTCTGGCAACAGTTATGCCGGCGGCACCCAGGTCTTCGGCTCGCAGCTCGTGCTGACGGCCGGCGACAGCGCGGGCACGGGCGCGATCACGCTCAATAACTCCAATACCGCTTATGGTGACGGCATCACCGTTTCCAACACCCTGACCTTCTCCGGCACGAACGAACTGCAGGTGCGGTCAGGCACGGCCACCCATGCAGGCCATGTGACCGGCGGGGGCGATCTGGGTCTCACCGGGGCGGGTACGCTCATCTTCACGGGCAATGGTTCGGCCTTTACAGGCAACACCATCATCACCGGCAATGTGCTGATGAACGGCACGCTGGGGGGCACGATCGAGGTGGCCGATGGCGGCATGTTACGCGGCTTTGGCACGCTGGGTTCGACCACGGCCCTGGCGGGCTCGACCATCGCGCCGGGCAATTCGGTTGGCACGCTCACCATTGACGGTGATCTCGTGTTTGAGGACGGCTCGCTTTACGAGGTGACGGTTGCAGCCGATGGAAGCGCTGACCTGATCGCCGTCAGCGGTGCGGCCACTATCAGTCCCGGCGCGGTTATCACGGTCGGGTCGGCATCGGGAATATCCGTCGGTGCTCCGACAGTCGTGTTGTCCGCCGCTGGCGGCGTAACCGGATCATTCCAGTTCGGTGACATGATTACCGGCCTGCCGTTCATCACCAGTGCGGTGGAGACAGACGGCGACGATGTTACGCTGTTCTTCGGACGCAATGAAACGCCCTTTGCTTCGTTCGCCGCCGGCGGGAATGCGGCGTCGGTGGCGCAGGCCGCCGATACGCTCGGCTCAGGCAATCCGCTCTGGCAGGCGCTTGTGTGGCTCGACGCAGCCTCTGCTCCGCTCGCCTTCGAAGCGCTCAATGGCGAGATACATGCCACGCACCGCCAGCTGGTGCTGGATGAGACCATCCATACCCGCCGGGCCGTCACCTCGCGGCTGGCTGCTGCCCGTAGCGAAGAGACCGGGTCAGCATGGATCAGCGGGCATTTCGGCGGCGCGCAGCTTGGCAGCCGCGATGGCGCATCGCGCGTTTCGGCTGACACGTCCGGCGTGATGCTGGGTCTGGATACGCCGGTTAACGGGGATGTCCGTATCGGCGTCATGGCTGCCTTTGGCGAAACCGCGTTCAACATCACCGGGCGCAGCGCGGCTGGCCTGGCTGAAAGCCGTTCGCTGGGCGTCTATGGTGGCGGCCAGTTCGGCGGCTTTGGCCTCAGCGCAGGCGCGATCTATGGCTGGCATGATCTGTCCACCAACCGCCTGGTCAGCTTCCCCGGCATCAACGAGCACATAAACTCCAGCCACAGTGCTGACAGCGTGCAGGTGTTCGGCGAAGCCAGCCTTGCCGGGCCGGCCGGTTTTGAGCCCTTCCTCTCACTTGCTCATGTCCGCCTTGATACCGGAAGATTTGCCGAGGCGGGCGGTGTTTCCGCGCTCGCCCTTGACGGCGAAACCCGCCAGATGACGCAAGGTAGGCTTGGCAGCCGCTTTGCCCATGACTGGCAGGCAGGTGATACGGCGCTTCGTTTTGAGGGCTCGCTTGGCTGGCGGCGCGTGTTCAGCGGACATCGCCAGTTCGTCTCCGGCAATCTGGCTGGCGCTCCGGTCTTCTTTGAAGGCAATGGCGTTGACCGCGATGCGGCGGCCATTGAGGCGGGCATGGTGATCGAGCCGCTTGGCGGGATCAGCCTGGAGCTGGGCTATGCGGGCGAGATCGGCTCCAACGCCCGCAATCACGGCGCCGAGTTCCGCGCACGGTGGGCGTTCTAA
- a CDS encoding A24 family peptidase: MLIIAASLLLIAALLALSIIDVRHLRLPDMLTLPLTGAGLIVTALLGWPFTDHLIGAVAGFTFFAGLTYTYRLTTGRTVLGLGDAKLLAAGGAWCGWFMLPLIVALASLSGLAFAAASTVLTCRPFSRRALIPFGPFLAVGIFLAWLVLIGVEGDAAGFRRLLLYRDLQ, translated from the coding sequence TTGCTCATTATCGCTGCCAGCCTGCTGCTGATTGCGGCCCTGCTTGCGCTTTCGATCATAGACGTCCGGCATTTGCGCCTGCCCGATATGTTGACACTTCCACTGACCGGCGCCGGGCTGATAGTGACTGCCCTGCTGGGCTGGCCGTTTACGGATCATCTCATTGGCGCCGTGGCAGGCTTCACGTTCTTTGCAGGGCTGACTTACACCTATCGGCTGACGACTGGTCGGACGGTTCTGGGTTTAGGTGATGCCAAGTTGCTGGCGGCTGGCGGTGCGTGGTGCGGCTGGTTCATGCTCCCCTTGATTGTTGCTCTTGCGTCCCTGTCTGGCCTTGCCTTTGCCGCAGCCAGCACGGTCCTTACCTGCCGCCCGTTTTCTCGCCGCGCCCTGATTCCGTTTGGTCCGTTTCTGGCGGTGGGCATTTTTCTGGCATGGCTGGTCCTGATCGGGGTCGAGGGTGACGCCGCAGGTTTCCGGCGCTTGCTTTTATATAGAGACTTGCAATGA